The Leptospira kirschneri serovar Cynopteri str. 3522 CT genome includes a region encoding these proteins:
- the msrB gene encoding peptide-methionine (R)-S-oxide reductase MsrB, protein MNYEINKSDEDWKNELTPEQYKILRQKGTEMAFTGALYKNQDKGKYVCAACGAVLFSSDTKYESGSGWPSFYQPVKEGVVDKQKDSSYGMERTEILCSKCGGHLGHVFNDGPRPTGLRYCINSASLKFQKE, encoded by the coding sequence ATGAATTACGAAATCAACAAATCTGATGAGGATTGGAAAAACGAACTCACTCCGGAACAGTATAAAATTTTAAGACAAAAGGGAACCGAGATGGCTTTTACCGGAGCCCTGTATAAAAATCAAGACAAAGGCAAGTATGTTTGTGCGGCCTGCGGCGCCGTTTTATTTTCTTCCGATACTAAGTATGAATCCGGTTCCGGTTGGCCTTCTTTTTATCAGCCCGTTAAAGAAGGAGTAGTCGACAAACAAAAGGATAGCAGCTATGGAATGGAAAGAACGGAAATTCTTTGTTCTAAGTGTGGAGGACATCTAGGTCACGTTTTCAATGATGGACCAAGACCTACTGGATTGCGTTATTGTATCAATTCCGCTTCTTTAAAGTTTCAAAAAGAATAA
- a CDS encoding thiolase family protein, which yields MKLTKPLAICTPRRTPFAQIAKALGPYPGHHLGKIVAEDILAKSKLKPSQIDGVVVGEGFSNAPNSARVIANLVGMRDEIACITVANNCVSGMEAVAEAARRIVLGEGEVFLAIGEESQTSMPFVVKNARLNKKAGSLDKLKKLLPDNLPEGVELRDTLEDGLGDGETSYGMQVTAEIVAQNYGLSREIQDKLAFESFKRALEASKAGKYSPYIIPMKDDEGNELTIDEAVGLREGLVENPTRMGRAMLMFDNPGMKFEEFKTKYSKDLKKSHGPTVSIFNASPRSDGAAGVIVTTVEKAKELGLTIEAVVSGWYMKGVHPNNMGIGQAVATKALLDETGIKIQDVDYVEIHEAFAATAVGALEQIKMDTGWDWEKSFDAKKINPNGGSIAIGHPFGATGIRLIANAIMDLKEDSSANKVLITACAHGGIAGSMLIERYKG from the coding sequence ATGAAATTAACAAAACCTTTGGCAATTTGTACACCAAGAAGAACTCCTTTTGCTCAGATCGCGAAAGCTCTCGGACCTTATCCCGGACATCATCTGGGAAAAATAGTCGCAGAAGATATTCTTGCTAAAAGCAAACTAAAACCGTCTCAAATCGACGGAGTTGTAGTCGGAGAAGGATTTAGCAACGCTCCTAATTCCGCGAGAGTGATCGCAAATCTGGTCGGAATGAGGGATGAAATCGCTTGTATCACTGTTGCGAACAATTGTGTTTCCGGTATGGAAGCGGTTGCGGAAGCGGCTCGTAGAATCGTGTTAGGTGAAGGAGAAGTTTTCCTCGCGATCGGAGAGGAATCTCAAACTTCCATGCCTTTTGTTGTTAAAAACGCCCGTTTGAACAAAAAGGCTGGATCTCTGGATAAATTGAAAAAACTTCTTCCGGACAATCTTCCCGAGGGAGTTGAGCTTAGAGATACTTTGGAAGATGGTCTTGGAGACGGAGAAACTTCTTACGGTATGCAGGTGACTGCGGAAATCGTTGCTCAGAATTATGGTCTTTCCCGTGAGATCCAAGATAAACTTGCGTTTGAGTCTTTCAAAAGAGCATTAGAAGCTTCTAAAGCAGGTAAATACTCTCCGTACATCATTCCTATGAAAGACGATGAAGGAAACGAACTTACGATCGACGAAGCGGTTGGTCTACGTGAAGGTTTGGTAGAAAACCCGACTCGTATGGGAAGAGCGATGCTTATGTTCGATAATCCTGGTATGAAGTTTGAAGAATTTAAAACTAAGTATTCCAAAGATCTTAAAAAATCTCATGGTCCTACGGTTTCCATTTTCAACGCAAGTCCTCGTTCCGATGGAGCCGCGGGTGTGATCGTTACCACCGTTGAAAAAGCAAAAGAACTTGGTCTTACGATTGAAGCGGTGGTTTCCGGATGGTATATGAAAGGAGTTCATCCGAACAACATGGGTATCGGACAGGCTGTTGCCACCAAAGCTTTGTTAGATGAAACTGGAATTAAGATCCAAGACGTTGACTACGTTGAAATTCATGAGGCTTTTGCCGCAACCGCGGTTGGTGCTCTTGAACAAATCAAAATGGATACTGGTTGGGATTGGGAAAAATCTTTTGATGCTAAGAAGATCAATCCGAACGGCGGTTCTATCGCGATCGGTCATCCGTTTGGTGCAACCGGTATTCGTTTGATTGCAAACGCGATTATGGATTTAAAAGAAGATTCTTCCGCTAATAAAGTGCTGATTACCGCTTGTGCTCACGGTGGAATTGCTGGTTCCATGCTGATTGAAAGATATAAAGGTTAA
- a CDS encoding type III pantothenate kinase: protein MLLVVDVGNTNTVFGIFENGNKIPLFHKRTVTRKDRTSDELGLFFRGFLREFKIENEMITGGIYSSVVPTLNPILDRMFQDWFKIEAIRVHYQMKLPFSISYPRPYEIGADRLVNAATCAIDFPGKSIIIDLGTATTFCVVNEKPEYLGGVIAPGLKVSMDALTRNTSQLPPIVFQSPGKILGDSTIESIQAGFFFGWIGLLEGIIREIKKDKGQDYQVIGTGGLVTVIDAAHPGIFDKIDPLLTLRGLQILHLMNS, encoded by the coding sequence ATGCTTTTAGTAGTAGATGTAGGCAATACGAACACCGTTTTTGGAATTTTTGAAAATGGAAACAAGATCCCTCTCTTTCACAAACGAACCGTAACTAGAAAAGATAGAACGTCCGATGAACTGGGTTTGTTCTTCAGAGGATTTTTAAGAGAATTCAAAATCGAAAACGAAATGATCACCGGCGGGATTTATTCCAGCGTCGTACCTACTTTAAATCCTATCTTAGATAGAATGTTTCAAGATTGGTTTAAGATAGAGGCGATTCGAGTTCATTATCAAATGAAACTGCCTTTTTCCATTTCTTATCCAAGACCTTATGAAATCGGAGCCGATAGACTTGTAAACGCTGCGACCTGTGCGATCGATTTTCCGGGTAAATCTATCATTATCGATTTAGGAACCGCGACCACGTTTTGTGTGGTGAACGAAAAACCAGAGTATTTAGGAGGAGTAATCGCTCCTGGTTTAAAAGTTTCTATGGACGCGTTGACAAGAAATACTTCTCAACTTCCTCCGATTGTATTTCAGTCTCCTGGAAAAATTTTAGGAGATTCTACGATCGAGTCGATTCAAGCAGGATTCTTTTTTGGATGGATCGGTCTTTTGGAAGGAATTATTCGTGAAATCAAAAAAGATAAAGGACAGGATTATCAAGTCATTGGGACCGGTGGCTTAGTAACCGTAATCGATGCCGCTCATCCTGGTATTTTTGATAAGATCGATCCGCTTTTGACCTTGCGAGGTTTACAGATTTTACATTTAATGAATTCTTAA
- a CDS encoding ribbon-helix-helix protein, CopG family, translating to MISLRLPPELERKLDTFARSEGKSRSEIVKESIIEYIKNHENIKTPFELGEDLFGKHSTDISDLSQNRKKYLRQSIQGKHAKRSLN from the coding sequence ATGATTAGTCTGAGGTTGCCGCCTGAATTGGAAAGGAAGTTAGATACGTTTGCTAGGTCTGAAGGTAAAAGTCGTTCAGAAATTGTTAAGGAATCTATAATAGAATATATTAAAAATCATGAAAATATCAAAACACCTTTTGAATTAGGTGAAGATTTATTTGGGAAACATTCCACGGACATTTCTGATCTATCGCAAAATCGTAAAAAATATCTACGTCAGTCAATCCAAGGAAAACATGCAAAACGTAGCCTTAATTGA
- the murD gene encoding UDP-N-acetylmuramoyl-L-alanine--D-glutamate ligase codes for MKFPESLKGLKILVLGGGISGNSALNFLISEKAQPILCDQNQPERSVVPFFPDHIPPQSLPEISLIIKSPGILPTHPILSYAVDKKIPVISEIDLGRYFFKGKIIGITGTDGKSTTTSLIAHLLKQGFPDLKEGGNLGIPFTSFCKESISLAVLELSSYQLEDSSPLHLNVSVFLNLASDHLERHKTMENYFQAKLKIADLSNSNHSLIVSEKIKERILNSTSYQCKLLSFGKTPGSNAFLDESSLKIKTSKFIYDISKFYLPGSHNRENLAASILAAEEIGEKPESIQTRIPLFRGLPHRFQIAGEKLGISFINDSKSTNLHSMLAGMATWKNLDQTCLILGGRPKQEDPKPLYDFLIKGIGCVVLFGEARSVWENGIRNIIGEKLHCVENLNDTFEIFKKGYILTAADSDKDSIFRLSHGISISSFVFSPACASFDQYKNFEERGNHFLSLVKVFLDQIDS; via the coding sequence ATGAAATTTCCAGAGTCCTTAAAAGGCCTAAAAATTCTGGTTTTAGGGGGAGGAATCTCCGGAAACTCGGCCCTTAATTTTTTAATCTCCGAAAAAGCCCAACCAATTCTTTGTGATCAAAATCAACCCGAAAGAAGCGTTGTTCCCTTTTTTCCAGACCATATTCCCCCTCAGTCTCTTCCTGAAATTTCATTGATTATTAAATCTCCCGGAATTTTACCAACTCATCCGATCCTTTCTTATGCTGTGGATAAAAAAATTCCGGTTATATCGGAGATTGATTTAGGAAGATATTTTTTTAAAGGAAAAATCATAGGCATCACCGGAACCGATGGCAAATCTACTACTACTTCTTTAATCGCGCACCTTTTGAAACAGGGTTTTCCTGATTTAAAAGAAGGTGGCAATTTAGGGATTCCCTTTACTTCTTTTTGTAAAGAATCCATCTCTCTCGCCGTTCTGGAACTCTCTAGTTATCAACTTGAAGATTCGTCCCCTCTTCATCTAAATGTTTCCGTGTTTCTAAATCTTGCTTCTGATCATTTAGAAAGACACAAAACGATGGAAAATTATTTCCAAGCTAAACTTAAAATCGCGGATCTATCTAATTCGAATCATTCTTTGATCGTTTCTGAAAAAATCAAAGAAAGAATTTTAAATTCTACTTCTTATCAATGTAAACTTCTTAGTTTCGGAAAAACCCCTGGTTCAAACGCGTTTTTAGACGAAAGCTCTCTGAAAATCAAAACTTCAAAGTTTATATATGACATCTCCAAGTTTTATCTTCCAGGAAGTCATAATAGAGAAAATCTCGCGGCTTCCATTCTTGCTGCGGAAGAGATAGGCGAAAAGCCTGAATCAATCCAAACTAGGATTCCTCTTTTTAGAGGTCTACCTCATCGTTTTCAAATCGCTGGTGAAAAATTAGGAATTTCGTTTATTAACGATTCTAAATCGACGAACTTACATAGTATGCTCGCAGGAATGGCCACTTGGAAAAATCTAGATCAGACTTGTTTAATTTTAGGAGGTAGGCCTAAACAGGAAGACCCGAAACCACTTTATGATTTTCTAATTAAGGGAATTGGCTGTGTTGTTTTATTCGGAGAGGCTCGATCCGTTTGGGAAAACGGCATTAGAAATATAATCGGAGAAAAACTACACTGTGTCGAAAATCTAAATGATACTTTTGAAATATTCAAAAAAGGATATATACTTACAGCCGCAGATTCGGACAAAGATAGTATATTTCGTCTTTCCCATGGTATTTCAATTTCGTCTTTCGTTTTTTCTCCGGCTTGTGCGAGTTTTGATCAATATAAGAACTTTGAAGAAAGGGGAAACCATTTTCTTTCCTTAGTGAAAGTCTTTCTAGATCAAATTGATTCTTAA
- a CDS encoding thioesterase family protein, producing the protein MIADEIQLVTRISDLDTQRHVTSRTYENFCLEGRFRTLEKNGFSIREILSQGIKIHPLESQIRFLAQQMEGACLKTETKAFPLKDGKIFWDQKVLSDTGTIAAEIKTLTFSEKDGSPMDLLPLEKTEMSGFDQFPQIPDFRGTCKTVDTSMITLYSERNIFGEYNPAYLWRIVEDSRWFFSSETGLTLDRFVEMDTTLFFMGGVFQFFHPVPAGRKIKVSTWIHSFEKIRSYMRHEVTDIETGLRYFAVQDEQLVVSLTKSRPKKAPDEFQKLVGEYVENFEYSKK; encoded by the coding sequence ATGATCGCGGATGAAATCCAACTCGTGACCCGGATTTCCGATTTGGATACTCAGAGACACGTTACCAGTAGGACTTATGAGAATTTTTGTCTGGAAGGAAGATTTCGAACTCTCGAAAAGAACGGTTTTTCGATCCGGGAGATTCTATCTCAAGGGATCAAAATTCATCCTTTGGAGTCTCAGATTCGATTTCTGGCTCAGCAGATGGAAGGGGCCTGTTTAAAAACGGAAACGAAAGCTTTTCCTCTGAAAGATGGTAAGATTTTTTGGGATCAGAAAGTTTTATCGGATACTGGAACGATTGCGGCGGAGATTAAAACTCTTACCTTTTCGGAAAAAGACGGAAGTCCAATGGATCTTCTTCCTTTAGAGAAAACGGAGATGAGCGGTTTTGATCAATTTCCACAGATTCCTGATTTTAGAGGAACTTGTAAAACAGTGGATACTTCCATGATCACTCTCTACAGCGAGAGAAATATATTTGGAGAATATAATCCGGCTTATCTTTGGAGAATCGTGGAAGATTCTAGATGGTTTTTTTCCTCAGAAACCGGTTTGACCCTGGACCGTTTTGTAGAAATGGATACAACTCTATTTTTTATGGGCGGTGTATTTCAATTTTTTCATCCGGTTCCTGCGGGAAGAAAGATCAAAGTAAGTACTTGGATTCATTCCTTTGAAAAGATTCGAAGTTATATGAGGCACGAGGTTACTGACATTGAAACCGGTTTAAGATACTTTGCAGTTCAGGACGAACAGTTGGTGGTTTCTCTTACAAAGTCTCGACCCAAAAAAGCTCCTGATGAGTTTCAAAAATTAGTAGGAGAGTATGTAGAAAATTTTGAATATTCTAAAAAATGA
- a CDS encoding type II toxin-antitoxin system VapC family toxin — protein MQNVALIDSGPIVALFNSKDKFHRSIYNFIKSYKGSLFSTWAVVTEVIYLLSFSIEVQSDFLEWIERGGIQILDLSLKDIGYIENRMKKYSNLPMDLADASLMCIAEREKIEQIISIDKDFSIYKTLKGKFLRNLFKVY, from the coding sequence ATGCAAAACGTAGCCTTAATTGATTCTGGTCCGATTGTTGCTTTATTTAATTCTAAAGATAAATTTCACCGATCCATTTACAACTTTATCAAATCTTATAAGGGTTCTTTATTTTCAACTTGGGCCGTTGTAACCGAAGTTATTTATTTACTTTCGTTTTCGATAGAGGTTCAATCTGATTTTTTGGAATGGATAGAAAGGGGAGGAATTCAGATTTTAGATCTTAGTTTAAAAGACATTGGTTATATAGAAAATCGAATGAAAAAATATTCAAATTTACCAATGGATTTAGCGGATGCTTCATTGATGTGTATCGCTGAAAGAGAAAAAATAGAACAAATTATCAGTATAGATAAAGATTTTTCTATTTATAAAACTTTAAAAGGAAAGTTTTTACGAAATTTATTTAAAGTATATTAA
- a CDS encoding DUF1563 domain-containing protein: MNIVLTILTSFFLLETLENLYTSYVEYFLKQTSLDNVQKISKTNRKQNKIPIFKILISPIVI; encoded by the coding sequence ATGAATATAGTTTTAACGATTCTAACTAGTTTCTTTTTATTAGAAACATTAGAAAATCTATATACAAGTTATGTAGAATATTTTCTAAAACAGACATCTTTAGATAACGTGCAAAAAATTTCCAAAACGAATCGAAAGCAGAACAAAATACCAATCTTTAAAATTCTAATTTCTCCAATTGTTATCTAG
- a CDS encoding TetR/AcrR family transcriptional regulator has protein sequence MKTQSRKKKESGTGVRERILDTATSLFYKQGFSNTGMRQIIQESNSVAASLYDHYPSKKELGLAYLARQEEKTLSDLQGLMDRYPDLGEFLRAWVILKEKQIRHGEFVGCPFAGFASQVMDSDPEYTEFLKDIVNKWIRMISDYLQKVIGSGQLKRNMDIQYVARRILMAYHGSITMWRMTQELRFIREMDDSLREIVEEYRIL, from the coding sequence ATGAAAACTCAATCGCGTAAAAAGAAAGAATCCGGAACGGGAGTTCGGGAAAGAATTTTAGATACCGCTACCTCTCTTTTTTACAAACAAGGTTTTTCCAATACGGGTATGAGGCAAATCATTCAGGAATCCAATTCCGTTGCTGCAAGTCTCTACGACCACTATCCTTCTAAAAAAGAATTGGGACTTGCGTATCTCGCGCGTCAGGAAGAAAAAACTCTCAGCGATCTTCAAGGTTTGATGGATCGTTATCCAGACCTAGGAGAATTTTTGAGAGCCTGGGTGATTCTCAAAGAAAAACAAATCCGTCACGGAGAATTTGTAGGTTGTCCTTTTGCTGGTTTTGCAAGTCAGGTTATGGATTCCGATCCTGAATATACTGAATTTTTAAAAGACATTGTAAACAAATGGATTCGTATGATCAGTGATTATCTACAAAAGGTAATCGGATCGGGACAACTTAAAAGAAACATGGACATTCAATATGTGGCCAGAAGAATTTTAATGGCCTATCACGGTTCCATTACGATGTGGAGAATGACTCAGGAACTTCGTTTTATTCGAGAGATGGACGATTCTCTTCGTGAAATCGTGGAAGAATATAGAATTCTTTAA
- a CDS encoding DUF1561 domain-containing protein: MNRWIVLLLVLLASIGVGYSYGVNPESVPIPSNKIPGSIIQRPTDKPKDKPIKIVIHDGGSFCYAPVFIGGKSYIQIEQCWEQEVSNARYDVFQRISYYINNTWLCITVPESVIKGETNWDYVNLQPCTINDPLQRWIVKDNSFWTADERYRLKDYKWYAYISKNSGDYYDHTLDSSMDDWVKTVATPGNISILTSISWKLGNDRYFIRSGSSDKNTTPIYYNPESGHLAQYNPVSGLLSCMYSQVNSYNWNWVKWALCSDAPISKNNPAYWNVYLETEEGGMITDYQGNALRVTRYGPNWGVAYAAKLSYLKKDTTNSPTSLFFVDRDLLNWARYTASNLGKTEQYCPAGKKEHYNIRVKRTLPSDFQLTEEWIKRLYDIAISTVTDAEASGICGVCLLHTFQMLAELQEYHSREPLTSGGYFFDTAPNRDPFISFRQRYPELDGSLAYIPRVYNSDNPDTRPRLLTLISAMNMMPLYDWTPSREFTTRPEMLSHITSLISSSPGSIWLALMRRQRPDGTIAGHAVPILRTSEGLVVIPTRIPSSTSLELYRQHLTPTTDPVQVIDNLEQSDRTLTYFATIQLGEFYHNFTDLVISNRNCTGEGEGRRGTGEYPTSATVNQCSEGRCALPK; the protein is encoded by the coding sequence ATGAATCGTTGGATAGTTTTATTATTAGTTTTGTTGGCTTCGATTGGAGTTGGTTACTCTTACGGTGTAAATCCTGAAAGTGTTCCTATTCCATCGAATAAAATTCCTGGTTCGATCATTCAAAGACCTACTGATAAACCCAAAGATAAACCTATCAAAATCGTAATCCATGATGGAGGGAGCTTTTGTTATGCTCCAGTTTTTATCGGAGGTAAAAGTTATATTCAGATTGAGCAGTGCTGGGAACAAGAAGTTAGTAATGCTAGATACGATGTATTTCAAAGAATTTCTTATTACATTAACAACACATGGTTGTGTATTACTGTACCGGAAAGTGTAATTAAGGGAGAAACAAACTGGGATTATGTAAACCTACAACCTTGTACGATCAATGATCCTCTACAGAGATGGATCGTAAAGGATAACTCTTTTTGGACTGCAGATGAACGTTATCGGTTAAAGGATTATAAATGGTATGCTTATATCTCAAAAAACTCAGGGGATTACTATGACCATACCTTAGATTCTTCTATGGATGATTGGGTTAAGACAGTAGCCACTCCCGGAAACATTAGCATTCTGACTTCTATCTCTTGGAAACTGGGAAATGATCGTTACTTTATTCGTTCTGGAAGCTCGGATAAAAATACAACACCAATCTACTACAATCCTGAAAGTGGACATCTTGCTCAATACAACCCAGTCAGTGGATTGCTCTCTTGTATGTATTCTCAGGTAAATAGTTATAATTGGAATTGGGTTAAGTGGGCATTGTGTAGTGATGCACCTATCAGTAAGAATAATCCCGCTTATTGGAATGTATATCTTGAAACTGAAGAAGGCGGGATGATTACGGATTATCAAGGCAATGCACTCCGAGTTACTAGATATGGACCGAATTGGGGTGTTGCCTATGCTGCTAAACTTTCTTATTTGAAAAAGGATACTACCAATAGTCCTACTTCTCTGTTTTTTGTTGATAGAGATTTATTAAATTGGGCACGTTACACAGCTAGTAATCTTGGAAAGACAGAACAGTATTGTCCCGCAGGTAAAAAAGAACATTATAATATAAGAGTAAAAAGAACTCTACCATCTGACTTTCAATTAACTGAGGAATGGATTAAGAGACTTTACGATATAGCAATTTCAACTGTAACTGATGCTGAAGCAAGTGGTATATGTGGTGTTTGTCTGCTTCATACTTTTCAGATGTTGGCAGAACTCCAAGAGTATCATTCTCGAGAACCTCTTACGAGTGGGGGTTATTTCTTTGATACAGCTCCTAATAGAGATCCATTTATCTCGTTTAGACAACGTTATCCGGAATTAGACGGTTCGTTGGCATATATACCTAGGGTATATAACTCAGACAATCCTGATACTAGACCTAGACTACTTACATTAATATCCGCCATGAATATGATGCCTTTATACGACTGGACACCCTCTCGTGAATTTACCACTCGGCCAGAGATGTTATCTCACATTACCTCACTTATAAGTTCTTCTCCGGGAAGTATTTGGTTGGCGTTAATGAGAAGACAACGTCCAGACGGAACTATTGCGGGACATGCCGTTCCAATTCTGAGAACCTCTGAAGGATTAGTGGTAATTCCAACGAGAATACCTTCTTCCACATCACTTGAACTCTACAGGCAACATTTAACACCTACTACGGATCCGGTTCAGGTGATAGATAACTTAGAACAATCAGATAGGACTCTGACATATTTTGCAACTATACAGTTAGGAGAGTTTTACCACAATTTTACTGACTTAGTAATCTCAAACAGGAATTGTACTGGAGAAGGGGAAGGCAGAAGAGGCACGGGGGAATATCCAACCAGTGCAACGGTAAATCAGTGTTCGGAAGGCAGGTGCGCACTGCCCAAGTAA
- a CDS encoding RsmD family RNA methyltransferase yields MKILKVQTGKFKGKSIETPPAIAGNTNFTPAILKKSVFDMIGSLVLKGRLIQEESAFVDFFAGSGQMGLEAVSRGFARIVLYELAWERSDYLRKLFSKFGDNCQVYRKDVFRFYDKLDIPEISRIFFLDPPYSFWDKKGEKIRTISDFLLGEETTVAVFIQSPINPDWSGFETRKFGKNFLTFRIQ; encoded by the coding sequence TTGAAGATACTCAAAGTACAAACTGGAAAGTTTAAAGGCAAATCGATCGAAACTCCTCCCGCGATTGCGGGAAACACTAACTTTACCCCTGCAATATTAAAAAAATCTGTTTTTGATATGATCGGTTCTCTGGTTTTAAAGGGTAGATTGATACAGGAAGAATCCGCGTTTGTAGATTTTTTTGCGGGTTCGGGACAGATGGGTCTGGAGGCGGTGAGTCGAGGATTTGCAAGAATTGTTTTGTACGAATTGGCTTGGGAAAGGTCAGATTACCTTAGAAAACTTTTCTCTAAATTTGGAGATAACTGTCAAGTTTACAGAAAGGATGTATTCCGTTTTTATGATAAACTCGATATTCCCGAAATTTCTAGAATCTTTTTTTTAGATCCTCCTTATTCTTTTTGGGATAAGAAAGGCGAAAAAATTCGGACCATTTCTGATTTTTTGTTAGGTGAAGAAACTACTGTAGCCGTTTTTATTCAATCCCCTATAAATCCAGATTGGTCCGGTTTTGAAACTAGAAAATTTGGAAAAAATTTTTTAACTTTTAGAATTCAATAA
- a CDS encoding biotin--[acetyl-CoA-carboxylase] ligase produces MQNVLLQPEKGIFLDSVTSTNTVIKGKEFPHGTWIVAEEQTAGRGRKDRTWEVFGEESLIFSGKIGLENFDAGPGLSLFIGTAVCKTILSVYPELTREIKIKWPNDLYRGNKKVAGILIESEIEGSFMTLIIGVGLNLYGKNESIPAHLTDAGFLNTNPNRAGKKNEILEKLIPFLNESILLWKDPEGRKKELILLNELLLWKGQSVRYKEDGQLQTGILEGLSENGSLILKTPSGTRLDFIDSPEDFHSLN; encoded by the coding sequence ATGCAGAATGTATTACTTCAGCCTGAAAAAGGAATTTTTTTGGATTCCGTAACTTCTACAAACACCGTTATCAAAGGTAAGGAATTTCCTCATGGGACTTGGATTGTAGCGGAAGAACAAACCGCTGGAAGGGGAAGGAAGGACCGAACCTGGGAAGTTTTTGGCGAAGAATCTTTGATCTTTTCTGGAAAAATTGGTTTGGAGAATTTTGATGCAGGACCGGGGCTTTCTCTTTTTATAGGAACTGCAGTTTGTAAAACCATTCTTTCTGTATATCCTGAACTAACTCGCGAAATCAAAATTAAATGGCCGAACGATTTATATAGAGGCAACAAAAAAGTTGCAGGAATTCTAATAGAGTCTGAAATCGAAGGTTCTTTTATGACTTTAATCATTGGAGTTGGCCTGAATCTATACGGGAAAAACGAATCGATTCCAGCTCATCTTACCGATGCGGGTTTTTTAAATACGAACCCAAATCGTGCGGGTAAAAAAAATGAAATCTTGGAAAAGTTAATTCCTTTTTTAAACGAATCGATTCTTCTTTGGAAAGATCCAGAAGGAAGAAAAAAAGAACTGATTTTGTTAAACGAATTACTTCTCTGGAAAGGGCAATCCGTTCGTTATAAAGAAGACGGACAATTACAGACTGGGATCTTAGAAGGATTGAGTGAAAACGGTTCCTTAATTTTAAAAACTCCTTCCGGAACTAGGTTGGATTTCATTGACAGTCCGGAGGATTTCCATTCTCTAAACTAA
- a CDS encoding esterase/lipase family protein has translation MNDHLAYVSDNRSVRNPILQFLAEKWYTVLYFWHSIIGIFIQLEDSPEGDKRPVVLVPGFLGRTLSWKSMYKHLSANGHPVYTVPLGFQVGNIRKKSKLLETFLIEKNIQNCYIVGHSTGGLIAAGLTYKGRDRVKKLFITGTPVKGTYLAYFTPIFISSWQSMPDSKFIQEIGEVFEKLPNVQSVFTRKDQFILPSENSRLGHFDDVEFPEAGHFNLFMGPLGIECLFDLITAEENKDPKPIIRKVESSKVDQKTIESSITDSKPLTVVAKKTNFKTTDSKKKAKSKQILKKKSTPAKKKKGK, from the coding sequence ATGAATGATCACCTCGCCTATGTTTCCGACAATCGTTCCGTTCGTAATCCAATTCTTCAATTTTTAGCAGAGAAATGGTATACGGTTCTTTATTTTTGGCATTCAATCATTGGAATTTTCATTCAATTAGAAGATTCTCCGGAAGGTGATAAACGTCCTGTCGTTTTGGTCCCCGGATTTTTAGGTAGAACCCTTTCTTGGAAATCGATGTATAAACACCTTTCCGCAAATGGACATCCTGTATATACGGTTCCTCTCGGATTTCAAGTAGGTAATATCCGAAAAAAAAGTAAACTTTTAGAAACGTTTCTAATCGAAAAGAATATCCAGAATTGTTATATCGTCGGTCACTCGACCGGAGGTTTGATCGCAGCGGGCCTTACTTACAAAGGAAGAGATAGAGTTAAAAAACTTTTTATCACAGGAACTCCTGTAAAAGGAACCTATCTGGCTTATTTTACTCCTATATTTATTTCTAGCTGGCAGTCTATGCCTGATTCTAAGTTTATCCAGGAGATCGGCGAAGTATTTGAAAAGTTGCCTAACGTTCAATCCGTTTTTACGAGAAAAGATCAGTTTATTCTCCCTTCCGAAAATTCTCGCTTAGGTCATTTTGACGACGTGGAATTTCCAGAAGCGGGACATTTCAATCTTTTTATGGGTCCCTTAGGTATAGAATGTCTTTTCGATTTGATCACAGCGGAAGAAAACAAAGACCCTAAACCGATCATTAGAAAAGTAGAATCTTCTAAAGTAGACCAGAAAACGATCGAATCATCTATTACTGATTCCAAACCTCTTACCGTTGTCGCCAAAAAAACAAACTTTAAAACAACTGATTCAAAAAAGAAAGCAAAATCAAAACAAATCCTTAAGAAAAAGTCGACCCCCGCAAAGAAAAAAAAGGGAAAATAA